One genomic segment of Brassica napus cultivar Da-Ae chromosome A3, Da-Ae, whole genome shotgun sequence includes these proteins:
- the LOC125607159 gene encoding uncharacterized protein LOC125607159, with product MADMLHKAIQSMSLEEEEPLTLPDSPRFRVYDENQTSLLGRLLNPDCQVMARMIDYMPTAWRVFGRVRGIALSRDRFQFVFQREEDLQTVLNDRPWSYNHWAMVIERWTANPPEDFLQHMEIWIRIRHIPVNLFTTDTMYALAKEIGKVEEIAYDPKVSHTKDYIRAKVTFNVDNPAKATRKLTVSKESTVTIEYEFEKIHKRCFHCLRLTHEKIRCPLLKKGASITKSAPVATRPLSIAPVPTATLDGPPGFPVLFPELSKEDRKMALLYISHADETERKARILRVQQGIDESKMEASIRMTKITTVLDKGKGHVFSYKEPSEDDLFCADKRHRSKARLHINEKEDDDTESSASHFSASSEPVFSTGFRLGPSSEGRVSGTQGMSKSSRRRPSSWKRKVSAISNSSSPSLNPVASSKAGSIKRKPSPLVPSENKSFKVSDSAVASVLKPLPPQ from the coding sequence ATGGCTGACATGCTTCACAAAGCAATCCAATCGATGTCGCTGGAAGAAGAGGAACCGCTCACACTCCCAGACAGCCCTAGGTTTCGTGTCTATGACGAGAACCAAACCAGTTTACTAGGTCGTTTGCTGAATCCAGATTGTCAAGTTATGGCGCGGATGATCGACTACATGCCAACTGCTTGGAGAGTTTTCGGGAGGGTTCGTGGGATCGCTCTCTCTCGTGACCGTTTCCAGTTTGTGTTCCAACGTGAAGAAGATCTCCAAACTGTATTGAATGATAGACCCTGGTCGTATAACCATTGGGCAATGGTTATAGAACGTTGGACTGCTAACCCTCCGGAGGATTTTCTCCAACACATGGAGATCTGGATACGTATTCGACACATTCCGGTGAATCTCTTTACTACTGATACGATGTATGCTTTAGCCAAGGAGATTGGTAAAGTGGAAGAGATTGCTTACGACCCAAAGGTGTCCCACACCAAAGACTATATTCGTGCAAAAGTTACTTTCAACGTGGACAATCCAGCAAAGGCTACGCGTAAGCTTACGGTATCCAAGGAGTCTACTGTCACCATTGAATATGAATTCGAGAAGATCCACAAACGCTGCTTCCATTGCCTGCGCCTAACACATGAAAAGATTCGATGCCCATTACTTAAGAAGGGGGCTTCTATTACTAAGAGTGCTCCAGTAGCAACCCGTCCTTTGAGTATTGCCCCAGTTCCAACAGCAACATTGGATGGTCCTCCGGGGTTTCCTGTGTTATTTCCTGAACTCTCTAAAGAGGATAGGAAAATGGCTCTACTATACATTTCTCATGCTGATGAGACAGAGCGAAAGGCTAGAATCTTGCGTGTCCAACAAGGCATTGATGAGAGCAAGATGGAGGCATCGATACGTATGACTAAGATCACAACGGTCCTGGATAAAGGCAAAGGCCATGTCTTCTCATACAAAGAGCCTTCGGAGGACGATCTCTTTTGCGCCGATAAGCGCCACCGCTCCAAAGCCCGACTGCATATTAACGAGAAAGAGGATGATGATACTGAGTCGTCTGCTTCTCATTTTTCTGCTAGCTCTGAACCTGTGTTTTCAACGGGTTTTCGGCTTGGCCCTTCCTCGGAAGGGCGAGTCTCCGGGACCCAGGGGATGAGCAAATCTTCAAGGAGGCGCCCTTCATCGTGGAAAAGGAAAGTCTCTGCCATATCCaattcttcatctccttctttaaatCCAGTGGCCTCTTCCAAGGCGGGAAGTATCAAAAGAAAACCTTCGCCTCTCGTTCCCTCAGAAAACAAATCCTTCAAAGTTTCAGACTCTGCGGTGGCTTCCGTATTGAAGCCGCTGCCGCCCCAATGA
- the LOC106438641 gene encoding WAT1-related protein At4g01450-like → MGYIDGKWAPLIMITVINMINGMVQALIKKVLDGGINHMVIATYRLGISTLFLLPIAYFWERKTRPKLTASISFQHFASALFGASLMQYCYLLGLSYTSATIGSAFWGTMPATTFIMALIFRFDKLNMKTKAGYGVVVGALISLAGALTLTLYQGVPLSNSQEHATILNIHKGHENWFKGCFLLFTGVTFFSSWMLIQAKINSSYPCPYSSTVILSVFGTIQCALLSLIKSRHVEDWILRDKLTIITIIIAGAVGQGMCTVGTSWCIKQRGPVFTSAFSPVILMSATLFDFLILHRMIYLGSIIGSVVVVVGLYLFLWSKSKQIVDSKIVKLPTSTVEEEKEEEEEDHTNVNKLGRLLVIPMTP, encoded by the exons ATGGGTTATATCGACGGAAAATGGGCACCGCTGATCATGATTACCGTGATTAACATGATTAATGGGATGGTTCAGGCTTTGATTAAGAAAGTTCTTGATGGAGGCATTAATCATATGGTTATTGCTACTTATCGTTTGGGTATTTCCACCCTTTTTCTTCTTCCGATCGCTTATTTTTGGGAACG GAAAACAAGGCCGAAGCTAACTGCAAGCATCTCGTTTCAGCATTTCGCCAGTGCCCTTTTTGG CGCGAGTTTGATGCAATATTGCTATTTGCTTGGCCTCAGCTACACTTCTGCCACTATTGGATCTGCTTTCTGGGGAACAATGCCTGCCACAACTTTCATTATGGCTTTAATATTTCG ATTCGACAAgctaaatatgaaaacaaaagcagGATACGGCGTCGTTGTTGGAGCTCTAATAAGCTTAGCAGGAGCTTTAACTCTTACGTTGTACCAAGGCGTTCCATTATCGAACTCTCAAGAACATGCAACGATATTAAACATCCACAAAGGACATGAGAATTGGTTTAAAGgatgttttcttttattcacAGGAGTTACATTTTTCAGTTCCTGGATGCTTATACAAGCCAAGATCAACTCGAGCTACCCGTGTCCATACTCGAGTACAGTTATTTTATCGGTCTTTGGTACGATTCAGTGTGCTCTTCTTAGCTTGATCAAGTCTAGACATGTGGAAGATTGGATCCTCAGAGACAAACTcaccatcatcaccatcattATAGCG GGTGCGGTTGGCCAAGGAATGTGTACGGTGGGAACGTCATGGTGTATTAAACAACGTGGACCTGTCTTTACATCAGCATTCAGTCCTGTCATACTTATGTCCGCAACCTTGTTCGATTTCTTGATACTTCATCGTATGATTTACTTAGGAAg CATTATTGGATCTGTGGTTGTTGTGGTCGGCTTATACTTATTTCTATGGAGTAAGAGTAAACAGATAGTTGATTCTAAGATCGTGAAGTTGCCTACAAGTACGGtggaagaagaaaaggaagaggaagaggaagaccaTACAAATGTTAACAAATTAGGCCGTCTTTTGGTTATCCCCATGACTCCTTGA